TCCTGCACAGGTGTGTTACTGCAAGAGGCAGCAGCTCAGCATAAACCCTGGGTTTTTATCAGGATTAATATCAGgatcatatatgtgtgtataacatgCTTACAGAGATTTATTGGCCCTGCAACTTCATACAGAGCTGCATGAACATctagcagaaaaagaaatcatgagTGGGTTGTAGACAGGACTTGCCTATCAGTGATCACAGAAGCAGGGCCGTCAAAGGACATGTGGGGGAATGCTCAGGAACTACAGAAAGGAACAGTTATGAAtaacaatatgttttaaaaatatcatacttACACTGAGTACAAAAGTTACAGTATAATTGTAAACCATGGAAGTGATGCTGGGCAGATATAtatcttttgttcatttataaGATTAAAAGGCCTAAGATCTTACCATAACCAGTGCTTTCTCCAGTAGGGCAGTGTGAGGAAGAAAGACTGTAAGAGTGAATctggaaataaagtctgaaaaGAAAAGGACTACcataaacatttttgttgtttaatatgATTAAGCTCAGATTTTCATATGGCATCTAAATATTCCATTTTgacctattattttttaattatgtataaaTGCATCTTGTCTTTATGTTAACTTAAACAGTGACTTGGATGACACTGAATTGCTGGGTAAAAAGTCTGCCAGttggtaaatattttcaaatgaaatgtgCCAAGTTTTTCATTTGCCCCaaagatgaaaaaacagagacatatatataaagaaaaatagaagaatcgTTTGAAGGAATAAAATCAGCTGTAGTCATTAAAACATACTGTACATCAAGAATTGTCAACCAaaggttttaaagatttttacaaTAATATCAAAAGCAATCACTTCACACAACCATAGGGACAAGTAGATGTgacttaagttcagttcagttgctcagtcgtgtccgactctttgcgaccccatggactgcagcaggccaggcttccctgtccatcaccaactcccggagcttgcacaaactcatgtccatccagtcaatgatgccatctaaccatctcattctctgttgtccccttctcctcctgcattctaTCTTTGTGACTTAACAGCAGTAACATAAGAAGCATTTAGGAGAGTCAGGAAGCCACAGGGCCATGTAAGGATGTGAAGTAACTTTAGTcatgctccccccacccccagcaagatTATAAAGTCCTGCTCTTGCAAATGAAGACAGATCATCATTTTAACGACAGAAGAGGGTCCAGGTCCCAAATCAGGAATGTAATAAGGGTTCCACTCAAAGTGGTTCCATATATATCTGTCTGATTATAGGCCATGCATTTGCAAACTCTAAAAAGCAGTTTACCTGTGGCACCTCTTCAGAGACACCAGCCGCCAGGAATTCCAGGTGTCAACATTTCATTCTTCCTCCCACCATATGCCAACAACCATGCTTAGACCCACCAACCTCCACTGGGATGAAGTCTGCATGCTGACAGGATACAAAAAATTGACTTCACACCACCTCTAAAAggccttcttaaaaaaaaacaacaacaacaaacccatgTTAGGGAAAGCACATGAAAGCCCTAGATTCCACTGTCTCCCAAGAGCAGGAAACTTAGTGATAAATGACCTTGCTCAAAACAGATGCTGTTGAGGAAGGGCCCAAGCTTCCCCTGGGGTGAAACAGCCAGAACTTCTGTTTGAATCCTTTAGGGCCAGGGTGCAGAGAGCCCTGTCTCAGACACTCAGGATTCTCTACTGTTTGAAGCCATACCCACTAGCTCACATGTGCTGTATCTAGCCTGGCTGAGATTTCAGAAGTGGAATTCACTCAAGTCCCGCTAGAGAGCagtggttttatttctttctgtggcACAGACTTTGGCTGATGTTTACCTCAAGTTTGCCTAAGACTGTCAACACAAAGTATGATTACCTAAAGActtctttctttgaaaacaaccctgtgaggctggggtggaggtgagggtgggTGGACTAAAGAACTGTCCACCCCTTCAAGCTCAGTAAACCCAAAGTCTCTTGCAATTCACTGGAGGGGAACTTTTGGAAGAGCTTTAATACTGAGTCATCTGCAGGTCCTTGCAAACTCATCATCTCAGTTATTTCTTGAATTTGTACGTGTTTTGCTTTCCACCATTTGTTTTGAGCTTCTTCTCGCTGGATATCGTGGCATGAGCACAGTTACTCACATTTCCCTTCTTCTTAAGACCTGTGTGTGCTGGTGCTCGGGCATCCCTGCAGCCGTCTGAGGGATCCAGGATCACGGCTGGCGGCTGGGATGCACGGAGGTTCCCATTGCTCTCGATCTTGGGGCCACCGCCCCCGCAGGATAAGTCCCAGGGCTGCAGCCTGGAgttcttgttaaatttatttttcttcttctctgtctgcACCTCCAGGGCTTGCTTCTGAGAACATAATCGGCTACTGCTCAGCACATCAAGGGGCCTGGGGGAAGCCTCACCAGTGTAACAGAATGGATGGACTTCCTCGCAGAGCGTGTCTTTCTTTCGTGAAGGGCCTGACTTCGGAGGCCCTTCCTGCTGAGGCCTAGACAGAGCAAGCTTGCTTCTCCCAGGGCTCTTCAGGGCCCCCGAGGTCCCAGGGGCAGTGGGAGGCCTCCCTTTGGCCACCTTGCCTTTCTCACACTGGATGGTCTGGATCTGCAGCCACTCGAGCTGGACAAGCCTGTCAATGTACTTGCCCAGGAGCCCCCCAGCTTTGGGCACGGCCTCTGTCCTGCGCTCGGAGTGCAGGAGCATGGCCATGTCCCGCAGGTCCCAGGAGTTGCACGGGGGCGGGAGGAAGTCGGGGTAACAGTATTCAGGCCGGGTGGGGCCCTGCCCCGGGTGCAGATCAAAGTGAACCGGGTCAATCTCTTCTGCTCGAAGGTGAAGATCAGGAGGCGTgaggggggatggggagatgGCAATCCTTTCTGAATCAGAGAGGTCACTGGCACTGTCCTCCTCCTCGGCATCTCCTTTGATGATTTTCATGGACTGAAAGTCCAGAAACAGCTTGTTCCCTGAGGGCCCCCGATACCTGGGGCTGAGGGGACTCCTTTTGAGGTTTCCTTCTGGGGAAATGCTTTCCTTCAGCTTATCGTCAGTTGGCTGGGGGACACCTCCTCTGAGACTGCTTTTCAGCTGGGAAGAAATGTGGGGGACTTGGGGTTTACTctgtctttttctggaattcttgggATGTTGTACTTTATTCCGAGATGGGCCTGCATTCATATTGCTGCGAGAAATAAAATTGCAATTCTTAGTCCATGTGACACAAACTGGCCTTCTAATGATTTAAGAAAGTAATCAAAAAAGCCTCTAGTTGTATGTTTCAGCTATGACAACGGGTTAGAAAATGTGAGGCCTCTAAACTCTCAAGTTACAGGACAGTTTTCCACTTGATAACTCTATTTaggaaataatattaatataaagcaGGTGCCAGAAGTAAATGCATGGATTCATTTTGCAGCAAATATCAGCTTTTAAGAAAAACACTAACATTTCATAAAGTACTTATATTATCATCTTAAACCCATTGTGTGTACTTTGAAAAATATCTCTTGCAGAACGCTCAGTCTGTTGTTAATGATGAGCACTGTTTAATAACACAAACAAGTAAAATCCACACCTTTCTTTTATATACctattttaaattaaacacaGACAGgatgtaaaataaacattttacagAACTTAATTGCTTGATGGTGGTAACTCTGAGCCAGCAAATATCGTAAGGAAAACTGCAGCATATACAACCTACACCTTGAGCCAAAAGCTTATCAAAGCATCAGAGTATCTTCAAATAGAAAACACACTAAAAACAGTGTTTAGAGGGATAGGAATAAAATCACACAATGCCTGATAACacaatatgaatttttaaaaaggcttaaatgctactttttttctttaaaattttatcatttttaaaaatgaagtatagttgattttcaatgttgtgttagtttttggtgcacaacacagtgattcagttttttacatatatatatcttcttttttttaaatattcttttccactatggtttatctcGGGATATTTTTGAACACAGCTCCCCGTGCTCTGCAGTAGGGCCTTGTTAATACTGCCCTTTGAACAGTGGGGAGGCAGATCTCATGAATACATGTACACATTACTAGCATGGCAACTGATTCTTCCTCTAATTTATTTCTGAGGCAGCATCTCATATCAGaggtgaaaatattttcttttcaacttaTTTACCAAGAACAATGCACTTTACCAAGATGAATAGCACTTCTCAGCAACATCAGTCtggtgtggttaaaaaaaaaaaaaatggatggtaAACATGCTTTGTGGAAACCTCAGAGGTTCACTTGCTGGAGGTCTCCACCACAATAAGTGATTACTTAAAAATGTGCCACCTCTTGATAAACATGGAGGAGGTTAAATAATTGCCAGCAGCATaacatgtgctcaataaatgttgaaaaaaatgaagaaatggataaaGTAATTGCCATGATTTAGAATCCATAACCAACATTGTTAAAACTTTCTTTTACCTCTAGCTGTCTATGTGCATCCATAAAAGTTATTACCAGTatcctttttaagaaaaggaaaacaaacatagAAAGATGATTACCCAAAATTGTGGATTCTGCTAACAGTGCAAGAATTATGACCTCCTAGAATTTTTACCAACTAGTGATGTTCAAAACCATTTCTGTCAGACAAGAAATATAGTGTATATACTTCTGTCTACAGACATATTTTTCTCCCAACCACACATATCAATCTGGAGAACTGAGATACTGAGCCTTTTGCAAGATAAAGTAATTACATGAAAAACTACTTACCTGCTTTTCTGATAAGATTCATTCACCCTATTCCCTTTCTTGAAAAGGTCACATGGCTGATCATCATTTAGAGTTGGACGGACTGtctaaaaagaaagacatatagTTAATAAATACCCtaaacacatgaacacacacaagaAAGAATCATGAAAAACTAGAACAAATCTAAATGAGATTTTACTTAAGTTTACATCACCTTTTCTGTAGTGCTCGAAATATTCTTGCTAAATCTGTTGGAAGATGCTGACAGCAGGGGAAGTGACTTCTTTCCTCCTTTAATATTTGGGAAGGATGCCTTACCACAGGAACTAGAAGCAATGGAACAGTGTTGGTAAGTACCAATTGCAAACGCCCTATCATCCTTATCGtgttgcttttcacttttttgttctTAAATATTCAAATTGTATAAAAAGTATGAATGGGGGGATATTGCCTTCTATTTATGGTTTAGtctattttgcttgtttttcacaGCAGGTATTAGATACAAGATCACACTACTATAAATGGATTTCATCTCTctccccatacacacacacatacacatgcatgcacacacccacaaAATCTCCTTGGAAATAATTTGTTGAGGAAACCTGTGGGACTAATTAAGTTTGGCTGTTACTCCAAAGTTCCCATGTCCATTcatccattccttccttccacaAAGAGAGTGCCTAGAAAACAGCAGGGTTAGATACGTatcctgctctcatggagcttgaATTCTATTGGAAAGGGCCCCTTTCAGGCCTCCAGCCTTCACTATCACATCAGTCCATGACAAATTTATCAGTATAATACATATCACACAGTGTTCTCTCTCTGTGACATTTTGTTGATTGGTACCACCCAAAGCTGCTTCCCCCCCTCTTGAGTGGCCTACTAAAAGTGCCCCATTTGAATGTGAATCTTCCTTCTTCCATAAAATCCCCTGCCTCTGAAAAAATGGAAGAGTTGgaattgtacatttttatttccttcctaaaACTCTGCTctgttattttccaaaataagcaTGTATGCCATTTTGATCTGTGTATATATGATGAGAAGGAAAATCACATGCGGGCCCttacaatgaatgaatgagaccATAATCAACTGCTCGATTCGTTTCAGATGTAGAAAACGTTCTTCGCCAAATCAATTCATTAGTCTGGTTTTCCTGCTGCCTTGTCCCTTTGGATGGTACAGGAACACTCTAGAACTCTCTAGAAAGTGCACTCCCATCTTCTCCACTTCATTTCACCTGGCAAGCTTTACACCCTGGGCTGTTCTGTTTTCTGGACAAAGTTACTGAGAGAGAAGAGGTGACAGCCTGCAGGGTCCCTAAGGATGCAGAAAGCAAGCTCAGGTTTCCCTGAAGGTTCGGGAACAAAGCTAAAAGTCTGGATTCTGCCTACAAAAATGCGTCCCAAGCGCCAGAGGCTGCTTAAAGGCAGCCTTATCATTTGTCACAGGGTCTTAACCCTCGTTCTCATATCTTCCTCTCCAGTTTGGAGCCTCTGTagagacagcagcagcagcagtgccgccccctccccaccccccagggacAGGGACAGCGGTCCCCGCGGCAAAGCATTGTGGGTGACGCGGGGACACGACGCTTCTCGTCTACGCAGCCAGGCTCCCACGGTCTGGCCTAGGGTCCGTGTTGCAGCGCAAACGTCCAGAGAGCTAGCTACCCTCGAGGCTTAAAATGAGCCGGGGACCTGCTCCTGGGCAGGCCGAGTGGtgcgcccctcccccgcccgcaTTAGCCCAGAAATCCCGGGACCGCAGCGTGCACGCTCCGGGTCCTCCGCGCGAGCAGACGCCGATCTCACACCGATCGGCGCGCCGGCCTCCCGGCCGGCCGGCCGCAGACAAACACTGACCAGACCTGTTTCGAG
This genomic interval from Cervus canadensis isolate Bull #8, Minnesota chromosome 10, ASM1932006v1, whole genome shotgun sequence contains the following:
- the FAM217B gene encoding protein FAM217B yields the protein MNAGPSRNKVQHPKNSRKRQSKPQVPHISSQLKSSLRGGVPQPTDDKLKESISPEGNLKRSPLSPRYRGPSGNKLFLDFQSMKIIKGDAEEEDSASDLSDSERIAISPSPLTPPDLHLRAEEIDPVHFDLHPGQGPTRPEYCYPDFLPPPCNSWDLRDMAMLLHSERRTEAVPKAGGLLGKYIDRLVQLEWLQIQTIQCEKGKVAKGRPPTAPGTSGALKSPGRSKLALSRPQQEGPPKSGPSRKKDTLCEEVHPFCYTGEASPRPLDVLSSSRLCSQKQALEVQTEKKKNKFNKNSRLQPWDLSCGGGGPKIESNGNLRASQPPAVILDPSDGCRDARAPAHTGLKKKGNVSNCAHATISSEKKLKTNGGKQNTYKFKK